Proteins co-encoded in one Stomoxys calcitrans chromosome 5, idStoCalc2.1, whole genome shotgun sequence genomic window:
- the LOC106081361 gene encoding 23 kDa integral membrane protein isoform X2, with protein sequence MICAILLIVFGALLFSKVHTVEDFAEAVKTQQVPVTMIVLGVVILMISFFGCCGAIRESYCMSMTYSILLFVLMIGQLVLVTYMWLQKDKYLIIMGDVVEKAWQNRTRKSDYMDALQISMECCGRGGLRDYSYQGYYPLSCCDGAKQCNESNVFKVGCKQAFVDFWDKNADIIKYAGLVIAAIEFAGFIFACCLANNIRNYKRRSAY encoded by the exons ATG ATATGTGCCATATTACTGATCGTGTTTGGTGCTCTGCTTTTCTCGAAAGTACACACCGTGGAAGATTTTGCAGAGGCGGTTAAAACGCAACAGGTCCCTGTGACAATGATTGTTTTGGGCGTAGTGATACTGATGATTTCGTTCTTTGGATGCTGCGGAGCCATTAGGGAGAGTTACTGCATGTCCATGACC taCTCCATTCTCCTATTTGTCCTTATGATTGGTCAACTGGTCCTGGTAACATACATGTGGCTACAAAAAGACAAGTATTTGATTATCATGGGCGATGTTGTTGAAAAAGCATGGCAAAATAGGACTCGCAAGTCCGATTACATGGATGCTCTTCAAATAAGC ATGGAGTGCTGTGGCAGAGGAGGATTGCGCGATTACAGCTATCAAGGTTACTACCCATTGTCATGCTGCGATGGTGCCAAACAATGCAACGAAAGTAATGTCTTTAAAGTCGGCTGCAAACAGGCTTTTGTCGATTTCTGGGATAAAAATGCTGACATTATCAAATATGCGGGACTAGTTATTGCAGCTATTGAG TTTGCCGGATTCATCTTTGCCTGTTGCCTGGCTAACAACATCCGTAACTACAAGCGTCGTTCTGCTTATTGA
- the LOC106081361 gene encoding 23 kDa integral membrane protein isoform X1 — protein MSCGMHMVKYILFLFNLLCSICAILLIVFGALLFSKVHTVEDFAEAVKTQQVPVTMIVLGVVILMISFFGCCGAIRESYCMSMTYSILLFVLMIGQLVLVTYMWLQKDKYLIIMGDVVEKAWQNRTRKSDYMDALQISMECCGRGGLRDYSYQGYYPLSCCDGAKQCNESNVFKVGCKQAFVDFWDKNADIIKYAGLVIAAIEFAGFIFACCLANNIRNYKRRSAY, from the exons ATATGTGCCATATTACTGATCGTGTTTGGTGCTCTGCTTTTCTCGAAAGTACACACCGTGGAAGATTTTGCAGAGGCGGTTAAAACGCAACAGGTCCCTGTGACAATGATTGTTTTGGGCGTAGTGATACTGATGATTTCGTTCTTTGGATGCTGCGGAGCCATTAGGGAGAGTTACTGCATGTCCATGACC taCTCCATTCTCCTATTTGTCCTTATGATTGGTCAACTGGTCCTGGTAACATACATGTGGCTACAAAAAGACAAGTATTTGATTATCATGGGCGATGTTGTTGAAAAAGCATGGCAAAATAGGACTCGCAAGTCCGATTACATGGATGCTCTTCAAATAAGC ATGGAGTGCTGTGGCAGAGGAGGATTGCGCGATTACAGCTATCAAGGTTACTACCCATTGTCATGCTGCGATGGTGCCAAACAATGCAACGAAAGTAATGTCTTTAAAGTCGGCTGCAAACAGGCTTTTGTCGATTTCTGGGATAAAAATGCTGACATTATCAAATATGCGGGACTAGTTATTGCAGCTATTGAG TTTGCCGGATTCATCTTTGCCTGTTGCCTGGCTAACAACATCCGTAACTACAAGCGTCGTTCTGCTTATTGA